A window of the Tripterygium wilfordii isolate XIE 37 chromosome 12, ASM1340144v1, whole genome shotgun sequence genome harbors these coding sequences:
- the LOC120011062 gene encoding glutamate--tRNA ligase, cytoplasmic-like translates to MEIKLLTFPADSPPLCVIVAAKVAGITLHSEASASVPTLDFSDGHKLHGTYALLRYIGRIATIPNFYGQNAYESAKIDEWLEYAPIFSTGSEFENACNCVDKHLESCTFLVGNSLSIADIAIWSCVAGTGQRWESLRKSKKYQNLVRWFNSISAEFRDSLNEVMETYVGKRGLGKPTTEKTKEQHIGKQLSKGVNGDNSEKGKPGNKSSFEVELPNAEFGKVRLRFAPEPSGFLHIGHSKAALLNQYFADRYQGQVIIRFDDTNPAKESNEFVENLLKDIATLGIKYETVTYTSDYFPQLMEMAEKLIHQGKAYVDDTTREEMQKQRMDGIESKCRNNNVGENLKLWKEMIAGSERGLQCCVRGKLDMQDLNKSLRDPVYYRCNPIPHHRIGSKYKLYPTYDFACPFVDAIEGITHALRSSEYHDRNAQYHRIQEDMGLRKVYIYEFSRLNMVYTLLSKRKLLWFVQNGRVDGWDDPRFPTVQGIVRRGLKVEALVQFILEQGASKNLNLMEWDKLWTINKKIIDPVCPRHTAVIEERCVLLTLTNAPEKPFVRTIPRHKKFEGAGDKCTTYTNRIWIDYADAESISVNEEITLMDWGNAIVKEIVKDKDGNVTNLTGILHVEGSVKTTKLKLTWLPETSELVNLSLLEFDYLITKKKLDEDDDFVDVLNPCTKKETAALGDSNMRNLKRGEILQLERKGYFRCDVPFFRPSKPIVLFAIPDGRQQTVSK, encoded by the exons ATGGAGATTAAGCTGTTGACTTTCCCGGCCGATAGCCCTCCTCTCTGTGTGATTGTCGCTGCTAAAGTTGCCGGGATCACTCTGCACTCCGAGGCTTCCGCTTCTGTTCCCACTTTGGACTTCTCTGATGG GCACAAATTGCATGGGACATACGCACTTCTTCGTTATATTGGTCGCATTGCCACTATTCCCAATTTCTATGGTCAGAATGCATATGAATCTGCCAAG ATAGATGAATGGCTAGAGTATGCTCCCATTTTTTCAACTGGTTCTGAATTTGAGAATGCTTGCAATTGTGTGGACAAGCATCTAGAGAGTTGTACTTTCTTGGTTGGGAATTCTTTATCAATCGCAGACATAGCTATCTGGTCCTGTGTTGCAG GGACTGGTCAAAGATGGGAAAGTTTGAGGAAGTCTAAGAAGTACCAAAATCTGGTGCGGTGGTTCAATTCAATATCTGCAGAGTTCAGAGATTCCTTGAATGAAGTCATGGAAACATATGTTGGCAAGAGAGGCTTGGGAAAACCAACGACAGAAAAAACTAAAGAGCAACACATTGGTAAGCAATTGTCAAAGGGTGTGAATGGAGATAATTCTGAGAAGGGAAAACCAGGCAACAAATCTTCTTTCGAAGTAGAGCTTCCAAATGCTGAATTTGGAAAAGTGCGCTTGCGATTTGCTCCTGAACCTAGTGGGTTTCTTCACATTGGCCATTCAAAGGCAGCACTTTTAAATCAATACTTTGCTGACCGGTATCAAGGTCAGGTGATAATACGATTTGATGATACAAATCCTGCTAAAGAAAGCAATGAATTTGTGGAGAATCTTCTGAAAGACATTGCGACTCTTGGTATCAAGTATGAAACTGTTACATATACGTCAGATTACTTCCCTCAGTTGATGGAAATGGCCGAAAAGTTGATCCACCAGGGCAAGGCATATGTTGATGACACCACACGTGAAGAGATGCAGAAACAAAGGATGGATGGTATTGAATCAAAATGCAGGAACAACAATGTAGGggagaatttgaagttgtggaAGGAAATGATTGCTGGATCTGAACGAGGTTTGCAATGTTGTGTGCGCGGGAAATTAGATATGCAAGACCTGAACAAATCCCTTCGAGATCCAGTCTATTACCGCTGCAATCCAATTCCCCATCATCGTATTGGGTCGAAATATAAGTTATACCCAACCTATGATTTTGCTTGTCCATTTGTTGATGCCATTGAAGGTATAACACATGCACTTCGATCAAGTGAGTACCATGATCGCAATGCACAGTATCACAGAATTCAAGAGGATATGGGGTTAAGGAAGGTCTACATTTATGAATTCAGTCGGTTGAATATGGTATATACTCTTCTCAGTAAGCGTAAGCTTCTCTGGTTTGTTCAAAACGGGAGGGTTGATGGCTGGGATGATCCTCGTTTTCCCACTGTGCAAGGGATTGTTCGTAGAGGGTTGAAGGTTGAAGCATTGGTACAATTTATTCTTGAACAG GGGGCATCGAAAAATCTCAATCTCATGGAATGGGACAAGCTTTGGACTATCAACAAGAAGATAATTGACCCTGTTTGTCCTAGGCATACTGCTGTTATCGAAGAGCGATGTGTTTTGTTGACCCTTACCAACGCTCCAGAGAAACCATTTGTTCGCACCATACCAAGGCATAAGAAGTTTGAGGGAGCTGGAGATAAGTGTACAACATACACAAACAGGATTTGGATAGACTATGCTGATGCGGAGTCCATTTCAGTGAATGAGGAAATAACTTTAATGGATTGGGGAAATGCAATTGTGAAAGAAATTGTGAAAGACAAGGATGGAAATGTTACAAATTTGACAGGGATTTTGCATGTCGAAGGATCTGTGAAGACCACTAAGTTGAAGCTCACCTGGTTGCCTGAAACCAGTGAATTAGTTAATCTCTCACTGTTGGAGTTCGACTATCTGATCACAAAGAAGAAG ctggatgaggatgatgattttgttgatgtgCTAAACCCATGTACAAAGAAAGAGACAGCCGCACTTGGAGATTCGAACATGCGAAATCTGAAGCGAGGTGAGATTTTGCAGCTGGAGAGGAAGGGCTACTTCAGATGCGATGTTCCTTTCTTTAGGCCTTCAAAGCCGATTGTCCTATTTGCCATTCCAGATGGCCGGCAGCAAACTGTGTCAAAGTAA
- the LOC120011060 gene encoding disease resistance protein RPM1-like: MAVKEARRGENKQTNMATLPMDFVLSKLASVIESEASLLGSVNHELHEIKRELEFMRSFLVDADKKSVHFTEGEKAWVYSVRDIAYDVEDIIDEMTYYYNREQSADGTLARFLPKIFRLPMNLWVRHHIGTKLHRVNGMIKAISERSQRYGVHRIEATKSDGEQNWVHDYGKASLFFNGEECVGIEDHRESLIHWLMDDEPHRTVISIVGMGGSGKTTLVTQAYNSPVVKRHFDCCAWASVSQNYVIEELLKCMIKEFFQATREIIHVDLTTMDYRELAELLVNFLKPLRYVIVLDDVWNVNLWTEINFLLPEGKRRSRILLTTRNEDVALTPFGVRSHIHFVQPLGMDDAWDLFCVKAFSRNPSGSCPPELQALAKKIVKKCEGLPLAIVALGGVMASKKTEIEWRKVYDSLNWELSNNPRLQVVKSVLLLSFIDLPLQLKQCFLYCSILPEDYVIPRKRLIRLWMAEGFVEEIRGLTPEEVAESYLMDLAHRSMLQVIKNSSGRLKACKMHDLIRELAISISEREKFSLIWKGEDLGGHVGARRLSVQSLERKLESWTGISQLRSFFAFVTDHLSSPTLYSLPSGFRLLRVLDLEFVPIKRLPKEIGSLFNLRYLDLMGTHIEKLPKSIEKLYNLQTLNLYQTKVRVLPSGIVKLQNLRYLIASYYNLELVDEFNYVSWTRVAPGITNLRSLQVLNFVEVNCTAMKHVHNLRQLTCLGMMKAQDVDEMDMCAAIENMKLLCHLTITASGEEEVLRTDALSSPPPRLQRLNLVGKLDKFPNWISSLQSLTALYLSWSRLVEDPLPYIQLLPKLRRLTLVNAYIGKHLCFAAGFLTLKSLILRNLPHLEQIIIEKGAMPSAQNLWLCQCTRLKMLPQGVEYLTNLDQVYLSNVSQELVDSIGRQNSTSNLKTKIHHYYQTSSGWLYESLS, encoded by the coding sequence atggcAGTAAAGGAGGCAAGAAGAggagaaaacaaacaaacaaacatggcCACACTTCCTATGGATTTTGTTCTGAGCAAATTAGCTTCAGTTATTGAGAGTGAAGCGTCTTTATTAGGAAGTGTGAACCATGAACTTCACGAGATCAAGCGTGAGCTAGAATTCATGAGGTCCTTTCTTGTGGATGCTGATAAAAAGAGTGTCCACTTTACAGAAGGAGAGAAAGCTTGGGTATATAGCGTGAGAGACATAGCCTATGACGTTGAGGACATCATCGATGAGATGACATACTACTACAACAGAGAGCAATCTGCCGATGGTACATTGGCAAGGTTCCTCCCTAAAATCTTCCGCCTACCGATGAACTTGTGGGTGAGGCATCATATTGGCACCAAGTTGCATAGAGTCAATGGCATGATCAAGGCCATTTCAGAGAGAAGCCAAAGATATGGTGTTCATCGGATAGAAGCAACAAAATCAGATGGTGAACAAAATTGGGTGCATGACTACGGAAAGGCATCTTTATTCTTCAACGGTGAGGAGTGTGTGGGTATTGAAGACCACAGAGAATCGTTGATACACTGGTTGATGGATGACGAGCCACACCGCACTGTTATTTCCATTGTTGGGATGGGAGGTTCAGGCAAGACGACTCTTGTCACACAAGCTTATAACAGTCCAGTTGTGAAGCGACACTTTGACTGCTGTGCTTGGGCCTCTGTATCACAGAATTATGTCATTGAAGAGTTGCTGAAATGCATGATCAAGGAATTCTTCCAAGCCACCAGGGAAATAATTCATGTGGATCTTACCACTATGGATTACAGGGAACTAGCAGAGTTGCTTGTCAACTTCTTAAAGCCATTGAGGTATGTAATTGTTTTAGATGATGTTTGGAATGTGAATCTGTGGACGGAAATTAATTTCTTACTCCCAGAAGGCAAGCGAAGAAGTCGAATATTGCTCACAACTAGGAATGAGGATGTTGCCCTCACTCCTTTTGGGGTTAGAAGCCATATTCACTTCGTTCAACCTCTAGGAATGGATGATGCATGGGACCTGTTCTGTGTGAAAGCTTTTTCAAGAAACCCAAGTGGAAGTTGCCCTCCAGAGCTGCAAGCGTTAGCTaagaaaattgtgaaaaaatgtGAAGGTCTACCACTTGCTATTGTTGCCTTAGGTGGTGTCATGGCGTCCAAGAAGACGGAAATAGAGTGGAGGAAGGTTTATGATAGCTTGAACTGGGAACTGAGCAACAACCCTAGGTTACAAGTGGTGAAAAGTGTCTTGCTTCTTAGCTTCATTGACTTGCCGTTGCAACTTAAGCAATGCTTCTTGTATTGTTCTATTCTCCCTGAAGATTATGTCATCCCCAGAAAGAGGCTTATTCGACTATGGATGGCAGAAGGTTTTGTAGAAGAGATTAGAGGACTAACACCAGAAGAGGTCGCAGAGAGCTATCTCATGGATCTTGCTCACCGAAGCATGCTTCAAGTTATCAAGAACTCATCTGGTAGGCTAAAAGCATGTAAAATGCATGATCTCATAAGGGAACTTGCTATTTCAATATcagaaagagagaaattttCTCTAATATGGAAAGGCGAGGACTTAGGAGGCCACGTTGGAGCACGGCGTTTGTCAGTTCAGTCACTTGAGAGGAAGTTAGAATCTTGGACAGGGATATCTCAGCTTCGTTCTTTCTTTGCATTCGTCACGGATCATCTTTCTTCTCCTACTTTGTACTCACTGCCGTCAGGTTTTAGGCTCTTAAGGGTATTGGATTTGGAATTTGTCCCAATCAAGAGACTGCCAAAGGAAATCGGGTCTCTGTTCAATTTAAGGTATCTGGACTTGATGGGAACTCATATCGAGAAGCTTCCAAAATCAATAGAAAAACTGTACAATTTACAGACCTTGAACCTTTACCAGACAAAGGTAAGGGTACTTCCTAGTGGCATAGTTAAACTGCAAAATTTGAGGTATTTGATTGCAAGCTATTACAACCTTGAACTAGTTGATGAGTTCAATTATGTGAGCTGGACAAGGGTAGCTCCAGGCATAACAAACCTAAGGAGTTTGCAAGTTCTAAATTTTGTTGAAGTAAATTGCACTGCAATGAAACATGTCCATAATTTGAGGCAGCTCACTTGCCTGGGCATGATGAAGGCACAAGATGTGGATGAGATGGATATGTGCGCGGCCATTGAAAATATGAAACTCCTCTGCCACCTAACCATAACGGCTTCGGGAGAAGAAGAAGTCCTCCGAACAGATGCACTATCATCGCCTCCTCCTCGTCTCCAGAGGCTGAATTTGGTTGGAAAACTTGACAAGTTTCCAAACTGGATTTCTTCGCTCCAGAGCTTGACAGCTTTGTACTTGAGTTGGTCTAGACTGGTTGAAGATCCACTTCCTTACATCCAATTGTTGCCCAAGCTTCGGAGACTAACTCTTGTTAATGCTTATATTGGTAAACATTTATGCTTTGCTGCAGGGTTCCTTACTCTGAAGAGTTTAATCTTGCGCAATCTCCCTCATCTAGAACAGATTATAATCGAGAAAGGAGCAATGCCGAGCGCCCAAAATCTATGGCTTTGTCAATGCACCCGGTTGAAGATGTTGCCTCAAGGTGTTGAATATCTTACCAATCTCGATCAAGTATATCTGTCAAATGTTTCACAAGAACTCGTAGACAGCATAGGTAGACAGAACAGCACTAGTAATTTGAAGACAAAGATCCACCACTACTATCAGACATCATCTGGGTGGTTATACGAAAGCTTGTCCTGA
- the LOC120011065 gene encoding succinate dehydrogenase assembly factor 1, mitochondrial gives MGTSKAPRLSGMQKQVLSLYRGFLRAVRSKSPEDRHRIESIVSAEFRSNSKQVDRKNFLYIEYLLRRGKKQLDQLKSPDTVGMSSLNVSSSEADDSKH, from the coding sequence ATGGGAACCTCTAAAGCACCCAGACTTTCTGGCATGCAGAAACAGGTGCTCAGCTTGTACAGAGGTTTTTTGCGAGCAGTGCGTTCCAAGTCCCCTGAAGATCGCCATCGGATTGAATCAATTGTGTCAGCTGAGTTCCGCAGCAATTCCAAGCAAGTAGATCGGAAGAATTTCCTCTACATTGAATATTTGCTTCGCCGTGGTAAAAAGCAACTCGATCAACTCAAGAGCCCTGATACCGTCGGAATGTCATCTTTGAATGTCAGTTCATCTGAAGCTGATGATTCTAAACATTGA
- the LOC120011437 gene encoding ethylene-responsive transcription factor ERF019-like gives MYIPSHVLSFDFPKIFNPYEPLLHTHFLPTTFTFTFTFTKMNREYSSNSAREEEKKYKGVRRRKWGKWVSEIRVPSSQERLWLGSYSSPEAAAVAHDIAFFCLRGPCSTEGLNFPTTLPAGLRTDMSPRSVQRAASDAGMAIDAQIISTEKEVKVEEGCSSSSSHGGANQHSLDIGLWGDDDYRGTLDQGSEGGETLTISVEDYL, from the coding sequence ATGTACATACCCTCACATGTTTTGTCCTTTGACTTCCCAAAAATCTTCAATCCATATGAACCCCTTCTCCACACTCATTTTCTGCCCACCACCTTCACCTTCACCTTCACCTTCACAAAGATGAACCGCGAGTACTCAAGCAATAgtgcaagagaagaagagaagaaatacAAGGGAGTTCGGCGCCGAAAATGGGGCAAATGGGTGTCGGAAATCCGGGTTCCTAGCAGCCAAGAACGTCTCTGGTTAGGCTCGTACTCATCACCTGAAGCTGCTGCCGTGGCACATGATATTGCATTCTTTTGCTTACGTGGACCGTGTTCTACCGAAGGCCTGAACTTCCCGACCACGCTTCCGGCTGGTCTTCGGACGGACATGTCTCCAAGGTCAGTGCAGAGAGCAGCTTCTGATGCTGGCATGGCCATTGATGCACAAATAATCTCCACAGAGAAGGAAGTGAAGGTCGAGGAGGgatgtagtagtagtagtagtcaTGGTGGAGCGAATCAGCATAGTTTGGATATAGGGTTATGGGGTGACGATGATTATAGAGGGACATTAGATCAGGGAAGTGAAGGTGGTGAGACCTTAACCATTTCTGTTGAAGACTAtctttag
- the LOC120011160 gene encoding 11-beta-hydroxysteroid dehydrogenase B-like produces the protein MDLMNSLLNLVVPPASMVMMACAWPGLTFIRTCEWIYGYFNTENMEDKVVIITGASSGIGEQIAYEYAKRKAKLVLVARRDQRLRVISENARLMGANHVMIVAADVVKEDDCRRFVTETINYYGSVDHLVLTTSLGHTFYFEEVTDTSVFPHILDINFWGNVYPTLAALPYLHQSNGRIIVNASVENWLPLPRMSLYASAKAALINFFESLRFELSDEVGITIATHGWVGMEMTRGRLMLEEGAEMQWKEEREVHVSGGPVEDYARMIVTGACRGEAYVRFSSWHDIFLLYRTFAPNLLNWTLRLLIAQNGTRRTSLVGTGRPLLEGASPTKLLVSPASPYSPQHSQQQKME, from the exons ATGGATTTGATGAACTCCTTGTTGAACTTGGTGGTGCCTCCGGCAAGCATGGTGATGATGGCCTGTGCCTGGCCTGGCTTGACTTTTATCAGGACTTGTGAGTGGATCTACGGTTACTTCAACACTGAGAATATGGAAGATAAGGTTGTGATCATCACCGGTGCTTCCTCTGGCATAGGAGag CAAATTGCATACGAATATGCAAAGAGGAAAGCAAAACTTGTATTGGTTGCAAGGAGAGATCAGAGACTTCGAGTGATCAGCGAGAATGCGAGACTTATGGGTGCAAATCATGTCATGATAGTGGCCGCAGATGTGGTCAAGGAAGATGATTGCCGGAGATTTGTTACCGAAACCATAAACTACTATGGTTCTG TGGATCATCTCGTGCTGACGACAAGTTTGGGGCACACGTTCTACTTCGAAGAAGTGACGGACACCTCTGTGTTTCCTCATATTTTG GATATAAATTTTTGGGGAAATGTCTATCCAACGCTGGCCGCTCTTCCATATTTGCATCAGAGCAACGGTCGAATCATTGTTAATGCCTCAGTCGAGAACTGGTTACCTCTGCCGAGGATGAGCTTATATGCT TCTGCAAAAGCGGCTCTAATAAATTTTTTCGAGTCACTGAGATTTGAGCTGAGTGATGAGGTGGGAATAACAATTGCAACGCACGGTTGGGTTGGAATGGAAATGACTAGAGGCAGGCTCATGCTTGAGGAGGGGGCAGAGATGCAATGGAAAGAAGAAAGGGAA GTACATGTGAGCGGTGGACCAGTGGAGGACTATGCCAGGATGATTGTCACGGGAGCTTGCCGTGGAGAGGCATATGTAAGGTTTTCGAGCTGGCATGATATATTCCTCCTCTACAGGACCTTTGCACCGAACCTTCTGAACTGGACACTTCGGTTACTGATTGCACAAAATGGTACAAGAAGAACATCTTTGGTCGGCACGGGAAGGCCTCTCTTGGAGGGTGCCTCTCCTACGAAACTCCTTGTAAGTCCTGCTTCCCCATACAGTCCCCAGCACTCGCAGCAACAGAAAATGGAATGA